The following nucleotide sequence is from Echeneis naucrates chromosome 17, fEcheNa1.1, whole genome shotgun sequence.
caatgttttatttatgaaataaagcCATCACTCCAGAAACTTTAAATCGCTGTAGGCTGTAAATGTTAGAGCATTACACTATTTAACCTTGCTGTAGAAGTGCCAACCTCATTTGCCAGCAAGCATCACCTCACTCACTCAAGCTACACGATGATTTTCCCTGAGGTCATTGAAACAGAAATCACTATGACCTAGTATTGTACATATCAAGGCTTCCTTAGGAAAATAGCAAATTATCTTTCCGAGTTGATTTTTGTCACGTCTACTTGAATAGTGATTTCCTTTTTATGAtcatttcagtattttgttgtttctcatcAACTGATTCCAACACTcccaacacttttttttttctttttttttttttccaaagtctTACTTTGGCACATGCCAAAGAATCAAGATTTCTGTGTGAGAAATAGATTTTAATGTGCCTGTGCAGGCTTTGAATGTTTCCCCCGGGTGGATGATTGGCTGCAGGACAAGTCCCAggtttgtgtgactgtgaggCAAAAGGGCTCAGACTGCCAAACTAGACGCAAAGCCAAATAGAGATCTGTCAATCCCTCCTGATCATGTCAGCTGTAtgtcatctgtcatctgttCAACTGTATCCGGATAACCACGTATTGTTCACGTACAGCCGTGTTTTCCTCAAAATGGTGGAATAAAAGTGgcaaatgcatttgtttttaatttgctgttttcttctataataataaaatgtcaaCCACAGTGCTGAAACTCGAGTGTTGTTCAATCAGTGCTAACACACATTTtgcaaaagagggaaaaaaaaactaatttaaataaGGGTTTTGTTTACTAGTTCTGAATACTAAATGAATGATTCTGAGGTTTATATCCCAGTAGTAAATTGTACAGCTGCGGCGTGTGGCGGTTTGGGGTTGCCATGTTTAATTTAATCATCTAAATTCTCGTGAAATTGCTGAATCCTAGTtgaaagatttttaattttattttatttatttatttatttatttttatgggtGATCATATCTACATGCCCTGGCAGCCTGACCTTTAAGAAGAAAATCAGGATTTATATCCTCAGCTGTGGCTGCTGAACAGCTTAAAGACGAGTTAAATAAATTTACTGATGGGAGAAAAATCAGCAAACTGCAGTAGATCTATCATTCATCGAACCAAATACCAGAAACTCTTAATTGATCTGTTGATGGGAGCCCCCCCGGGTAATTAAGACGGATCCGAGGTGCTGCTGGTAATTATGTTGGATAACTGAGGCCCGACGAGCCACGCCCCCTCCGGGCCACTGAGCGTTTCCCAGAGAGGAGCCAAAGGAAAGAGgtctcactttgtctctgttGCTGGGCGGGAATCACATTGAGTCCTGATAGAAAGAGttctgaaattattatttttttttttttactttattttatttttgttaatctGGCTGTGCTGAGAATTTGAAATATTGCATCACTTGATTGGAAACATTGGTGGACTCGATTtgaacaagtatgaacaaagtgcagcacaaaattaaaaaccTGCAACACATCAAAATCCAGGAACAAGAAGTTATATATATAAGTACACATAACAGAAGTTATCGGGACAGCTCTCTCAATGCTGTTCTGACAtagacacattatttaaatagagAAAATAAGATTTGTTCTGTGCCATAAATGGCTTTTTGAAATTTAGTGCGGTGACCACAAGTCCACTTCTGGGGATTTCCCTTCCAAGATAAGTTACCACGTCATGAACTGACCAACCGTGAAAGGCGGATGAGTGTGTGAGGATTTGCTTACTCGTATTAAACTGTTGGCCTTGTTCcccagaggaagaagaaagctgGTAAATCTGGTGCTGATTATGGTCCCACAGCTGGCTCATAGGGGGcctgctttctctctttgttaGTTTGGGGAATATGAAAGCAGTTCAGACTAGATTTTAATGAGATGTGACATCACTTCATGATGCAGCATGTTCTTTGGTTGGTATCTTATCAGAGCATTCTTCCTCACATGTGACCtgaatatcaaataaaatgtgtgaccATGGCTGGAATAACCTCCTGAGGGGCCCTGGGGCAAAGATTATTTTTGGCCCCCTCTGTTGACCTCTATACCTGACGGTTTAATCATTTGTCCTGGAGCCAAGAAACCAATCAGTGCTCTACAGCTGAGCAGATTAACTCAataattgatttttaaaaaacgAATCATTTAGATTCGGAAAGAAGCATTAAGATTTTTTGGGTTGGTGAAAAAACATTAACAAGTTAATGCCATTTTATAAATGTGGATATTTCCCACTTTTGACAGTAAATGAAACAGTTTGGGGGGTTTTAGCTTctaaaaaaatgaatgttatGAATGTGTTTACTTTGAATGTATTGTCACTgaacatttcacaaaatattgaAGTCAACGCGTCTGATCAGCGGTGGATTTTTACACAAGGCTCATTTATTTGCAGCTTTACAACAATTGATGAGTGAAATTATATGGACATAGATGACAAGGagcatctctttctctttcctttgtcCTGTTGGTAATAAGGTAAATCAGATGTCAGAGTCCTTCAGGGCAGCCCTGAGAGGTCACGGCAAGAATGGGATCATTTATTTGCACGATAATTCATTACAAggctttttttattatgttcggctgttttctaactttttattttattcattataacTCCTAATATCTTCTGATGGAAAGATGGAATTTCATTGATTCTGcatgttttggttgtttttactGGACTTTCTTAGCTAAAAGTGCtctgaaaatacaataaattatcGTAATAATTATCATCAAATGTGGAAGGATTTTGTCACAATCTGTGATAAAAGACGTGGAGACTGTTGggagcttttttccccctctgcagggctctgtttaatatttttacgatttatttgtatttttttatttacttatttgctCCAGCAGAGCGGCTCATCTTCCCGCACAGAGACGATCTGcgcgccgccgccgccgccgccgccctCGCCGCTCCGGTGCGGTAGGTGGCAGCAGAACAATGCGGCGCTTCCTGTGCAGCCTCGCAGTCAcaacaagaagaggaagaggaaaaacgACAGCTCTGGATCGTCGTCGACTGCCTTGCGTGACAACACAGGGATCGCGTTCAGGCTTCGGGTAttaacattttttcatttctctccttGTCGCCGGCCGGAACGAAATAAGCGACGCGGCGGTTTTTTTGCGCGCCCGCGTCTCCGCACGTCCGCCGCCGCCTGTCGGCCCGCCGCTGCTGGCGGAGCCGCTCCAAAGCCTCCACAAACATGCCAATGGAGGCTTGCTGACCAAAATGGCTGGGCgcagtgaaatgtgaaatattctTGCTCAGGTTATTCGTTTTGCACGCGCCACGCCACTTGTCACGCCAACGCGGCGGCGAAAACGCGCGAGTCAAGTCCGGGTGGgcgaaaaaaaaagtgtgtctgtctgtttgtttgtttttgttttggtttgtttgtttgtttgcttctgctgctgttttgtattttcctgAGTAACACTGCTGCGGCTTTCATCGCTGTTGGGGCCCTGTCggatcttttttttatttatttttttatccccccTTTCCCACAAAAAGGTTTTCTGCTTCATTAATTTGGACactatggttttatttttttcattttaattttttatttgtttgtttgtttactcttgcttttttttttttttttttttttgcgcgCGCgctaataaaagataaaagtgaCGTCGTTTGCATGtcgctccaaaaaaaaaaaaaaaacaaaaagttgatGCAAATGTGATGTTGGACAGTTGAACCTGTGTGTTATGTCGGAGGAGAGCAACGAGGGCTCCACCCTCAGCTGTGCACTTTAACTACATCTGCTACATCTCCAAATATCTGACTCCTTCCTGTGCTTCCCTCCGCAGGTTGCTCCTATTTGACCTGCAACATGTCTGATTTACTGAGATATATCGACTATGACCACAAAGCCACCTTCCTGAAGATGCTCAACCAGCAGAGGATGGAAGGTGAGCACTGTgacgtggtggtggtggtggaaaaCATAGAGTTCAGGGCTCACCGCTGTGTCTTGGCCGCCTGCAGCAACTATTTCAAAAAGCTCTTCAAGAAGCAGAGCGACGAGGACAACTCCATCGTGGAGTTGGACTTCATCCGCTCCGACATCTTCGAGGAGGTGCTCAATTACATGTACACAGCCCGGCTCGCCGTCAGGAAGAAGGACATCAATATGATGATGTCGTCCGGCCAGATCCTGGGGATCAACTTCCTGGACAACCTGTGCACCCAGAAACGCGAGCTGACCAACATGAAGACCCGGGAGAACCAAGCGCCTGGCGACCACGGGATGAGAGCTCAGGACGCCATCCTGAAGGAGCTGGCcatggaggaggtgaggaagaaCAGCTTCTATGACCAGGGGATGGACAGCATGGGGCCCGGCGGCTCGCACGTGTCTCAGCCGCACAACTACAACACCAACATGGCCAAAGACCCGCACAGCCACGGCTggggctcctcctcctccagcgaCATGAAGCTGGAGTACCTGCTGTACGGCCACCGCGACCACGGCTCCTGCCAGAGCACGGGAGCGAAGCCCATGGACCACAACGCCAAAAAGGAGCGTCTGCTCACCGCCAACCGCCCGTACGGTTGCGAGCACTGCCCCAAAGCCTTCACCACCGCCGCCCACCTCAAGGAGCACCTGAAGATCCACTCGGGCTTCAAGCCTCACCGCTGCGTGGTCTGCGGCAAGGCCTTCATCCGGGGGCCCGACCTGAAGAGGCACGAGAGGGTTCACAGCAACGAGAGGCCTTTCGCGTGCCAGCTGTGTGAAAAGGCCTTCAAGCACAAGTCCCACCTGAAAGACCACGAGCGGCAGCACCGAGGCGAGCGGCCATTCAACTGCGGCTCCTGCGACAAAGCCTTCATCAAGGCGTCGGATCTGAAGCGCCACTGGAACACCATGCACAGCGGCAACCCCCGCAGACAGATGTCCCTGTCCCCCGCCGCCTCCCAGCACGGCCAGGGGGACGCCGCCGACCAGAGAGACTGGAAAATGGAGACTGGGCCACATTCGCACAACTCGGGGGACTGTTAAATCTGCAGGCGCGCcgaacacgcacacatactgacacacagacacgcacacttaaaaacaacaacaacaacaacaacaacaaaaaaaaaagtaaacacactgacacaaccACAACCCCGTGACGGGCTGACGGCCTGAAGTCACACGGACAGTGATCGGAGTGAGTAACGAGATCAGAGCATGTTCATAGACTGTCGggctgtattattattattccttaaagaaaaaaaaagttatgtcaaaacaaaatgtttttctttccacctgtAAAATCATGTAAATGTTTAGTTCACTCTActatacatatatttttcacAAAGCATCCTTGCTATCTAGACTGGGGGGTTCTCATAACATTATCCTCTTTTACTTTTATGGGATatgtaacatttaaatgtttgtttaaccTTTACTGGATTTTATGGAGAttacagagagcagcagaattgAAAGGGGgcgaggggaggggaggggggggagatttttttctgcataaCATTTGTTGCATTGAGTATATTCATGTGGATGTTTTTAATGGATGTGTTTAGTTGTATTGATTGATATTTACACTGTAAGAGTAAGAGTCACCATTTTTGCATTTGAGACAGATGATACCAAAGTCTTGGGCCTTTGAGGGATTGTCTTTCCGGACTGTCCTGCCCAAGCAACCGGCCAACTAGATTTACTGTTATACAGTATAACTGTCATCCAGCTATCAACAGTTAATGATAGATGTCTGTATATACTGTAGCTTAGTTTGTTGCACAATTAGAGTACACAATAAGGAATTATGCACATATAACATTGTCCTACTCCTACACTTTGACAATAAACaccatttgctgtgttttattgttttttgcacagtttggtttttgttgaaCTCAGCTTTTAGTATTgcctggaaaaaagaaaaaaaacaaaagaatcttGGAACAGCTGGAAACCTGCTGTCAAGTGTTAGatttagaaaatgtgtttaatttggAAAGATCCAGTGTTTTTGTGGAGATTAGAGGCGGTCCGAGGCGTCAGTGACTCCTACAGGGGCCCCGTCTTTCGAACGGAGCTCGTAGTTTTGACACAGAAAACAATCCACAGGTGAAGTTAGTGTCCAGGCGAGCGGAAGCACAAGAATACAATAAAAGCATTATCTTGAGCTTTGCACGTTTGCGTTGCATTTGAAACATTCGAGTGAACTTTTTCCACTGTTTATAGTGAACAGTCAAACACTGAGGtcagagaggagctgcaggtgtTTGTAGCAACAAAGACTGTTTCAGCAACTCTTTCATGACTCGTTAGTGAACGTGAAATGTCTGAACTGAAGAATCTTAAAGCTGCAGTATCGACTTATTTTGTTTTCGTCCGAATGACCGCATTGCAACAAAGATCCACCAAGGACAGCAGTCTAATATAAATACCAGGTGTGGGGCCAATGAAAGTTCCCATCAGTGTTTAGTATGCAAATTATTTCTTTGCTTAATTTTTGTTTAGAAATTGCACCAAGATGAAGTCGTGAACTGTCCTGCATCTGCGGAAAATCCTCACCTTTTGAGATTCAAATTCTTCTAGTGATCAAAAATAGTTTGGAGTAGTTTCATCTTGACTAAGTGATCACTAAACAATAATTACTGCAGCTctgctaataaaaacaataataaataataataaccataATTACAGGAACTGAGCTGAAAACAGCTGAAGTTTTAGTCGTACTTCAGGCTCCAGTTCAAGTTGCTCCGAGCGGAGCTGCAGCGCCTCAGGCCTTGGTTTGTTTATGGGCCTGGTCTATGCAAACAATCAGCAGCTCTGCCCACCCCCACCTGACCCTGACCTCCACCAGGCTACACCTTCAGGTCTGCTCGGCCTCGCTCAGCCCCTTCGCTCTGACTTCGAAGTGAAATTTGACCTCTTGTTGACCTTGCTGTTTCTCGAGGGGGCGAAAGACACAAAAATCCAGTGAGACAGGCGCCCAACATGGCTGAGCTGTGTTCATCTGGTAAAAGTTTCCAGCAGCACTTCTATACTCTGCATGCA
It contains:
- the LOC115057738 gene encoding zinc finger and BTB domain-containing protein 14-like, whose amino-acid sequence is MSDLLRYIDYDHKATFLKMLNQQRMEGEHCDVVVVVENIEFRAHRCVLAACSNYFKKLFKKQSDEDNSIVELDFIRSDIFEEVLNYMYTARLAVRKKDINMMMSSGQILGINFLDNLCTQKRELTNMKTRENQAPGDHGMRAQDAILKELAMEEVRKNSFYDQGMDSMGPGGSHVSQPHNYNTNMAKDPHSHGWGSSSSSDMKLEYLLYGHRDHGSCQSTGAKPMDHNAKKERLLTANRPYGCEHCPKAFTTAAHLKEHLKIHSGFKPHRCVVCGKAFIRGPDLKRHERVHSNERPFACQLCEKAFKHKSHLKDHERQHRGERPFNCGSCDKAFIKASDLKRHWNTMHSGNPRRQMSLSPAASQHGQGDAADQRDWKMETGPHSHNSGDC